One Mya arenaria isolate MELC-2E11 chromosome 7, ASM2691426v1 genomic window carries:
- the LOC128240821 gene encoding uncharacterized protein LOC128240821 produces the protein MNTSSYALFVCIIISSLDFVTALHGPHVCSYSVRRSRDRYTRCGFWGWSRCRRTDYYYESIDYCCSGWRSNSYGSCSIPICRVPCYNGGTCIAPDRCQCLPSYADGGYCTNVQCSHLHPCFPGGCTGSSSCSCIDGFQGSSCLSFTSGKNMPVLLSCDVTLRDDRRTDLKNLFYMNVPCATTDAPVWSNQENFNYVDFHLQAIYEPMYAAFRSENYISSSGFGIVSSNARIVHKKVNKDQSGNPLGVYDHTFSCSQVSNTNPLINLNCTLTQRDYVYSIEHGDNFTVTFNVKSGGFRRLRNINTHGYYTTNYFYGHTVSKTVEFKFDFVAPKHCSEEESKITCIKGQEPIAIDEDLTKKPIRPRWSGWYDDHSGLFEYRLEAYHLEPNIHGELIELHPLSPVFTYTENKTDNVTFPTFTPKHSGMFSILLTTADMANNTKIARRLVLYDNSSEITLTKPGLYAKMPDSEDIENMVFGDGGLYIVSAIKETGFMWQTSDNGSQSRIEISWNNHFVNKLYDKGKLLNKVLPYPTQFLDLEDDGVLRSKKYVALDDNEGERTLNAIKNKHGIVKFELNRVYTDDKQIPAVKWEPLPLEESYVILEHLDDGSHVRIWLRATDVMNNTAVDYTEVHVDNTPPRFSDQRLETNVINGTYTYTSRVTFQASDDGSGVHKLNLTLYVGNSTTPKKIHSVSANRNDSAGICDIDPSCNCVLDVCYRIQQMIDMDNCWFLVPKEDLNKSGTLQVTTFNQALLTRTFNLTIDHLNTLDGLEEYSGPTNIRIDERLPNGARLVWDIPDTPSCFGKVEIVLVVFLGNGQTRTIQVNSEQTSVDIVGLDPDEEYRVSLRVGYDGTDLASLPYTFKTAEKENHLQGGVIVGIVVSVLVIVGLLSAIFVVMLRRGHMQPVRRRLESMSVRYRGVMGGNDYSGKISRSYGNAMYGYGDMDFSDLDSWKLARDDVSLQSIMKSGSFADIYTATIAYNGNTVIAKVLKQGFTKQDEHLMKAKINFYTTVVGKHENVIKLLGAVVDDTIMGPFMVFEYCANGQLSDYLQTLKSNLTLDTQELLYRFGLGVARGMEYLAEKQVLHRRLAARNILLDGDLDVKISGFGPMDVDEDKGKRERIPIKWMAPECLKTTEEATEKNDVWSYAVVLWEIFTLGDAPYENIRGKDIQAKLKSGYRLPKPEQCDNKWYDVMTQCWQANPDQRPTFKTIRGELDEMFVAAPQDDYYIYRK, from the exons TCATGTATGCTCCTACAGTGTGCGAAGATCAAGAGATAGATACACGAGGTGTGGATTCTG GGGATGGAGCCGATGCAGAAGAACTGATTACTACTACGAAAGCATAGACTACTGCTGTTCAGGCTGGAGGTCAAACAGCTATGGATCCTGCAGCATAC CAATATGCAGGGTACCTTGCTATAACGGAGGGACCTGTATTGCCCCAGACAGATGTCAATGTCTTCCTTCCTACGCTGACGGGGGATACTGCACCAATG tccaATGCTCACACCTACACCCGTGTTTTCCTGGAGGCTGCACAGGGTCAAGCAGTTGCAGTTGTATAGATGGATTCCAGGGGTCAAGCTGTCTGTCTT TTACGAGCGGAAAGAACATGCCAGTTTTGCTTTCATGCGATGTTACTTTGAGAGATGACAGAAGAACCGATTTGAAGAACCTTTTTTACATGAA TGTGCCGTGTGCTACAACCGATGCGCCGGTCTGGAGTAACCAGGAAAACTTCAACTATGTCGATTTTCATCTTCAAGCCATTTATGAACCGATGTATGCGGCGTTCCGCTcggaaaattatatttcaagttCAGGTTTTGGAATCGTGTCAAGCAACGCCCGTATCGTCCATAAGAAAGTCAACAAGGACCAAAGCG gCAATCCACTTGGCGTTTATGATCACACGTTCAGTTGCAGTCAAGTCTCAAACACAAATCCTTTGATAAATTTGAACTGCACCCTTACACAAAGAGACTACGTATACAGTATTGAACATGGAGACAA CTTTACCGTGACATTCAACGTTAAGAGTGGTGGGTTTCGGAGATTGCGGAACATAAACACACATGGATACTACACTACCAATTATTTCTATGGCCACACAGTATCGAAAACAGTAGAGTTTAAATTTGACTTTGTAGCCCCGAAGCATTGCTCCGAAGAAGAATCTaaaataacttgtataaagggaCAAGAACCAATCGCAATCGACGAAGATCTTAcaaag AAACCTATAAGGCCACGATGGTCGGGATGGTATGACGATCACTCTGGGCTTTTTGAATACAGACTTGAGGCATATCACCTTGAGCCAAACATTCATGGCGAGCTCATTGAACTGCATCCACTGTCTCCTGTCTTCACgtacactgaaaacaaaacagacaacgtAACATTTCCGACCTTCACCCCGAAGCATTCAGGGATGTTTTCGATCTTACTCACAACCGCCGATATGGCTAACAATACAAAGATTGCAAGGCGTCTTGTATTGTATGACAATTCGTCTGAAATAACACTTACAAAACCTGGTCTTTATGCAAAAATGCCGGACTCTgaagatattgaaaatatgGTCTTTGGAGACGGTGGGTTATATATTGTCAGTGCTATAAAGGAGACTGGATTCATGTGGCAAACATCGGACAATGGGTCACAATCACGGATTGAAATCAGTTGGAACAATCACTTTGTAAATAAACTATACGACAAAGGGAAATTGCTGAATAAAGTATTACCTTATCCTACACAATTTCTAGACTTGGAAGATGATGGAGTTCTGAGGAGCAAAAA ATATGTTGCACTCGATGACAATGAGGGCGAAAGAACATTGAAcgcaattaaaaacaaacatggaaTTGTGAAATTTGAACTAAATCGTGTTTATACGGATGATAAACAG ATTCCAGCAGTAAAGTGGGAGCCTTTACCATTGGAGGAGAGTTATGTAATCTTGGAACATCTTGACGATGGGAGTCACGTTAGGATTTGGCTGCGTGCAACTGACGTCATGAACAATACAGCTGTTGATTACACTGAAGTTCATGTTGACAACACACCACCCAGATTCTCAGATCAGCGTCTTGAGACAAACGTTATAAATGggacatatacatacacatcgAG AGTCACATTCCAAGCGTCGGACGATGGTAGTGGTGTCCATAAGCTGAATTTGACCCTTTATGTTGGAAACAGTACTACACCGAAGAAAATACACTCGGTCTCAGCAAATAGAAACGAC TCTGCAGGAATCTGTGACATAGACCCATCGTGCAACTGTGTTCTGGATGTATGTTACCGCATTCAACAAATGATTGACATGGATAACTGTTGGTTTCTCGTCCCCAAAGAAGATCTCAATAAATCGGGTACATTACAAGTAACGACGTTCAACCAGGCCTTACTAACAAGAACGTTCAACTTGACG attGACCATCTGAATACATTAGATGGCCTTGAAGAAT ACTCCGGACCTACTAACATACGAATTGATGAGAGATTGCCAAATGGAGCTCGCCTTGTTTGGGATATACCAGATACACCTTCATGCTTCGGGAAGGTGGAGATAGTGTTAGTCGTCTTCCTTGGCAACGGACAAACCAGAACGATACAGGTTAACAGCGAGCAGACGTCAGTTGACATCGTGGGATTGGATCCAGACGAAGAGTACAGAGTGTCGCTGCGAGTTGGATATGACGGGACCGACCTGGCCTCTCTTCCATACACCTTCAAAACTG CGGAGAAAGAAAATCACCTGCAAGGGGGCGTAATTGTCGGAATTGTTGTCA GTGTACTGGTTATAGTCGGACTGTTGAGTGCAATTTTTGTGGTCATGCTGCGAAGAGGTCATATGCAGCCGGTACGAAGAAGACTTGAGTCGATGTCGGTCAGGTACAGAGGAGTAATGGGCGGCAATGACTATTCCGGTAAA atcTCTCGTTCCTATGGAAACGCTATGTACGGGTACGGTGACATGGACTTCTCGGACCTTGATTCTTGGAAACTCGCTCGAGATGACGTCAGCTTGCAAAGTATTATGAAGTCAGGGTCGTTCGCTGACATTTACACGGCTACAATCGCGTACAACGGCAACACTGTCATAGCAAAGGTTCTTAAAC AGGGATTTACAAAACAGGACGAACATCTCATGAAAGCCAAAATCAATTTCTATACTACTGTTGTTGGCAAGCATGAAAATGTAATCAAGTTACTTGGAGCGGTTGTTGACGACACAATTA TGGGACCTTTTATGGTATTTGAATACTGCGCCAACGGGCAGCTGAGTGATTATCTTCAGACATTAAAGTCCAACCTAACCTTGGATACACAGGAACTACTATACAGGTTTGGCCTTGGTGTGGCCCGTGGCATGGAGTACTTGGCTGAAAAACAG GTTCTCCATCGGCGACTGGCAGCACGGAATATTCTACTGGACGGCGATCTTGATGTTAAGATCTCTGGTTTTGGACCCATGGACGTGGACGAAGACAAGGGGAAACGG GAGCGCATTCCAATCAAGTGGATGGCCCCCGAATGTTTGAAGACCACAGAGGAGGCGACAGAGAAAAACGATGTCTGGTCATACGCTGTGGTACTATGGGAAATATTTACTCTCG GTGATGCACCCTACGAAAATATTCGAGGAAAGGACATCCAAGCAAAGCTGAAATCTGGCTACAGGCTTCCTAAACCAGAACAGTGTGATAACAA gTGGTACGATGTAATGACACAATGCTGGCAAGCCAACCCAGATCAACGCCCGACATTCAAAACCATCAGAGGAGAACTGGACGAGATGTTCGTGGCCGCGCCTCAAGACGACTATTACATCTATAGAAAATAG